One stretch of Enterobacter sp. RHBSTW-00994 DNA includes these proteins:
- the nagK gene encoding N-acetylglucosamine kinase: MYYGFDIGGTKIALGVFDDDLKLQWETRVPTPRESYDAFLTAIATLVAQADSRFGVKGSVGIGIPGMPETDDGTLYAANVPAASGKPLRADLSALLERDVRLDNDANCFALSEAWDDEFRQYPLVMGLILGTGVGGGIVFNGKPITGRSYITGEFGHIRLPVDALEVVGRDFPLTRCGCGQHGCIENYLSGRGFAWLYEHFYHQKLDAPQIITLWEQGDEQAREHVERYLDLLAVCLGNILTIVDPDLLVIGGGLSNFTAITEQLSGRLPRHLLPVARVPRIERARHGDAGGMRGAAFLHLTD, from the coding sequence ATGTATTATGGATTTGATATTGGCGGCACTAAAATTGCGTTGGGCGTATTTGATGACGACCTCAAATTACAGTGGGAAACCCGCGTTCCCACTCCGCGCGAAAGCTATGATGCGTTTTTGACAGCCATTGCGACGCTGGTGGCGCAAGCCGATTCGCGCTTTGGCGTGAAAGGCTCTGTCGGCATTGGCATTCCTGGGATGCCAGAAACAGACGACGGAACACTTTACGCCGCCAACGTTCCGGCGGCCAGCGGCAAACCCTTGCGTGCCGATCTCTCCGCCCTTCTTGAACGCGATGTCCGTTTAGATAACGATGCCAACTGTTTTGCCCTCTCTGAAGCCTGGGATGATGAGTTTCGCCAGTATCCTCTGGTGATGGGGCTGATCCTCGGTACGGGCGTTGGGGGAGGCATTGTTTTTAACGGCAAACCGATTACCGGGCGCAGTTACATTACCGGTGAATTTGGCCATATCCGCCTGCCAGTGGATGCGCTGGAGGTGGTCGGGCGTGATTTTCCGCTCACACGCTGTGGCTGTGGCCAGCATGGCTGTATTGAGAATTATCTCTCTGGTCGTGGGTTTGCATGGCTATACGAACACTTCTATCATCAGAAACTTGACGCGCCACAAATCATCACGTTGTGGGAGCAAGGCGATGAGCAGGCGCGCGAACATGTTGAGCGTTATCTCGATCTGCTGGCGGTCTGTCTGGGCAATATCCTGACCATCGTCGACCCTGATTTGCTGGTTATTGGGGGCGGGTTGTCAAACTTTACAGCGATCACGGAACAGTTGTCCGGGCGTCTGCCCCGACATTTATTGCCGGTCGCCCGCGTGCCGCGTATTGAACGAGCGCGACACGGGGATGCGGGAGGAATGCGTGGAGCCGCGTTCCTTCATCTCACCGATTAG
- the cobB gene encoding Sir2 family NAD+-dependent deacetylase gives MLSRRLGRLSRFRKNKRRLRERLRQRIFFRDRTMPESMDKPRVVVLTGAGISAESGIRTFRAADGLWEEHRVEDVATPEGFARDPELVQAFYNARRRQLQQPEIAPNAAHLALARLEEALGDRFLLVTQNIDNLHERAGNRNIIHMHGELLKVRCSWSGQVLDWTDDVLTDDKCHCCQFPARLRPHVVWFGEMPLGMDEIYSALAMADVFIAIGTSGHVYPAAGFVHEARLQGAHTVELNLEPSQVGSEFEEKHYGLASDVVPAFVDKLLKGL, from the coding sequence ATGCTGTCGCGTCGGTTAGGTCGACTCAGCCGTTTTCGTAAAAATAAACGCCGTTTGCGTGAGCGCTTGCGTCAGCGGATTTTTTTCAGAGACAGGACGATGCCAGAATCAATGGACAAACCAAGAGTCGTGGTGCTGACGGGGGCAGGGATCTCCGCAGAATCAGGTATTCGAACGTTTCGTGCGGCCGATGGCTTGTGGGAAGAACACCGCGTTGAAGATGTCGCGACGCCGGAAGGGTTTGCCCGCGATCCTGAACTGGTTCAGGCGTTTTATAATGCGCGACGTCGTCAGCTTCAACAGCCGGAAATCGCCCCTAATGCGGCTCATCTGGCACTCGCCAGGCTGGAAGAGGCGCTGGGTGATCGTTTTCTGCTGGTGACACAAAATATCGACAACCTGCATGAACGCGCCGGAAACCGCAACATCATCCATATGCACGGTGAACTGCTGAAGGTACGCTGTTCCTGGAGCGGCCAGGTTCTGGACTGGACTGATGACGTCCTGACCGATGATAAATGCCACTGCTGTCAGTTTCCCGCGCGACTGCGCCCGCATGTGGTGTGGTTCGGTGAAATGCCGCTGGGAATGGATGAAATTTACAGTGCACTGGCAATGGCGGATGTATTTATCGCCATTGGTACGTCAGGGCATGTCTATCCGGCGGCCGGTTTTGTTCATGAAGCGCGATTACAGGGCGCACATACCGTGGAGCTGAATCTGGAACCCAGCCAGGTTGGCAGTGAGTTTGAAGAGAAGCACTACGGTCTGGCAAGTGACGTCGTCCCGGCGTTTGTGGACAAACTTCTGAAAGGGCTGTGA
- a CDS encoding methyl-accepting chemotaxis protein, whose amino-acid sequence MKDVMVRKKKIKVKTLMLLSIFITVTLGFTATIGFMMWQWMSQQEVLAKKHVQQIAQVQSLEVSKQMDSALAAAQDIGNSALALHDAGIVDRQGLNHLLTHYLAAHPHFLSMSMAFEPNAFDNNDASFAGQSGEDPAGRYARYVDRDGAGKPALHLLTDYETPGSGDYYLLPKQRQKDVIIEPYIYPYNGVDVMLTSIAAPIMREGQFLGSVTSDFSLATLQKMISAIKPWNGTGYALLLSAGHNVVFSPEKNDIAKPYRGTVSGSEVLRYTDPLLKEDAFITWQSINIGNSQTPWKLAIITPVSEVMAEARQFLMKAIGLMILSILAVSLVMAQIFTRKVDRPVGGEPSEASEIALAVARGDLNNTIPVRRGDNSSIFYALHTMQAQLKRIVDSINDASHSVHGGTSEIAAGNLDLASRTEEQAAAIVQTAASMEEISVTVKNNADNAHKATRLTDKAASIAGHGETLVNEVVDVIARIDDSARKIGEINSIVDGIAFQTNILALNAAVEAARAGEQGRGFAVVAGEVRNLAQRSADAAKEISHLIAESSGRVSKGVELVNETGGMMKQIIEAVSHVHLVINEIVQALDEQTRGINQVSTAVNQMDSTTQQNASLVQQISAAAMSLEEQAKSLEKTLAFFNS is encoded by the coding sequence ATGAAAGATGTCATGGTTCGCAAAAAGAAAATAAAAGTTAAGACATTGATGCTGTTGTCTATTTTTATCACCGTCACGCTGGGGTTCACCGCGACGATCGGTTTTATGATGTGGCAGTGGATGTCGCAGCAAGAGGTGCTGGCAAAAAAACATGTCCAGCAGATTGCCCAGGTCCAGTCTTTAGAAGTCAGCAAGCAGATGGATTCAGCTCTGGCGGCTGCTCAGGATATCGGGAACAGCGCCCTTGCACTGCATGATGCCGGAATAGTTGACCGTCAGGGGCTAAATCACCTGCTCACCCATTATCTGGCGGCGCACCCTCATTTTTTGTCGATGTCGATGGCCTTCGAACCTAACGCTTTTGATAATAACGACGCTTCTTTTGCCGGCCAGAGTGGCGAAGATCCCGCGGGACGCTATGCGCGATACGTTGACCGGGACGGTGCAGGCAAACCCGCACTCCACCTGCTAACCGACTACGAAACACCCGGTAGTGGCGATTACTATCTGCTGCCAAAACAACGACAAAAAGATGTCATCATCGAGCCTTATATTTATCCCTACAATGGCGTGGATGTAATGCTCACATCGATTGCAGCTCCCATCATGCGTGAGGGACAATTTCTCGGGTCCGTGACATCAGACTTCTCTCTGGCGACGCTGCAAAAAATGATTAGCGCCATTAAACCCTGGAACGGAACAGGTTATGCCTTGCTCCTGTCGGCCGGACATAACGTTGTCTTCAGCCCGGAGAAGAACGACATTGCCAAACCTTATCGCGGCACAGTTTCAGGGAGCGAGGTCTTACGTTACACCGACCCACTGCTAAAAGAAGACGCGTTTATTACCTGGCAATCCATCAACATTGGCAATAGCCAGACTCCGTGGAAACTGGCAATTATCACACCAGTCAGTGAAGTGATGGCTGAAGCCAGACAATTCCTGATGAAGGCCATCGGCCTGATGATATTGAGCATCCTGGCGGTAAGCCTGGTGATGGCCCAGATCTTCACCCGTAAGGTTGACCGTCCCGTTGGCGGAGAACCATCGGAGGCCTCAGAGATCGCTCTGGCAGTGGCCAGAGGCGATCTCAATAACACGATCCCCGTTCGACGCGGCGATAACAGCAGTATTTTCTATGCTCTGCATACCATGCAGGCCCAGTTAAAACGTATTGTCGATAGCATTAATGACGCCAGCCATTCCGTACATGGTGGAACCAGTGAAATTGCAGCGGGCAATCTCGACCTCGCTTCCCGTACAGAAGAGCAAGCCGCTGCTATTGTCCAAACGGCCGCAAGCATGGAAGAGATTTCCGTTACGGTGAAAAATAATGCCGACAACGCGCACAAGGCGACACGCCTGACGGATAAAGCCGCATCTATTGCCGGTCATGGTGAAACACTGGTCAATGAAGTGGTGGATGTCATTGCCCGAATTGACGATAGTGCGCGCAAAATTGGTGAAATAAACAGCATTGTGGATGGGATTGCGTTTCAGACCAATATCCTGGCGCTCAATGCCGCCGTTGAAGCCGCAAGAGCCGGAGAACAAGGCCGGGGCTTTGCCGTTGTGGCTGGTGAAGTTCGCAACCTTGCGCAGCGTAGCGCCGATGCGGCAAAAGAGATCTCACATCTCATCGCAGAGTCATCGGGTCGTGTCAGTAAGGGCGTTGAACTGGTCAATGAGACTGGCGGGATGATGAAACAGATCATCGAGGCGGTGTCGCACGTGCATCTGGTGATCAATGAGATCGTACAGGCGCTGGATGAACAGACCCGAGGGATTAATCAGGTCAGCACTGCGGTTAATCAGATGGACAGCACCACACAGCAGAATGCCTCGCTAGTACAGCAGATTTCGGCTGCCGCGATGTCGCTGGAGGAACAGGCAAAATCACTGGAGAAAACGCTGGCATTCTTTAATTCGTAA
- a CDS encoding HDOD domain-containing protein yields the protein MYAFIARQPIFDRDMNTVAYELLFRDGMNNRFPDVSAEYATSRMISDQFLCVPAARIAGTHTSFINFPFQMVINHCAEALDKDSVVIEILEDAEPGEALLQAVKAMSARGYRFALDDFTLAPEWDIFLPYISILKFDVRNNTLEQIKDYLSQRENMMGDIKYLAEKVETKEEFNKYRDAGFSLFQGYFFCRPEIIKYRRLSQNQLAIFRLQMEVGRNKPDFRIIESLIKTDLTLSYKIMRYMKHTAFKHAGIYNFSKLTLSEVLMYLGENQLRRFVAVVVLASAGNDKVSELYPLSMMRGKFCELIAGKMNEPSLAENAFLCGLFSLLDTILELPIEELMKQIAVPQSVSEALCQQKGRLADIVTLCRDYEQQHWDKTAQMCAVLGLTDDDVVEAMRTATIWAGENTVN from the coding sequence ATGTATGCATTTATCGCGAGGCAACCCATTTTTGACAGGGATATGAATACGGTTGCGTATGAGTTACTTTTCAGGGATGGAATGAATAATCGTTTTCCGGATGTATCTGCGGAGTATGCAACATCCAGGATGATTTCTGATCAGTTCTTATGTGTTCCGGCGGCCCGGATCGCCGGAACACATACCTCATTTATCAATTTCCCTTTCCAGATGGTGATTAATCACTGCGCCGAAGCGTTAGACAAAGACAGTGTTGTTATTGAAATCCTTGAAGATGCTGAGCCGGGAGAGGCGCTTCTTCAGGCAGTTAAAGCGATGAGTGCTCGTGGATATCGCTTTGCACTGGATGATTTCACCCTGGCTCCAGAATGGGACATCTTTTTACCGTATATTTCCATTCTGAAATTTGACGTAAGGAATAATACGCTTGAACAAATTAAAGATTATCTAAGTCAACGTGAAAACATGATGGGGGATATTAAGTATCTCGCTGAAAAAGTTGAGACTAAAGAGGAATTTAATAAGTACCGTGATGCAGGGTTTTCTCTCTTTCAGGGATACTTCTTTTGCCGACCAGAGATAATAAAATACAGGCGATTATCACAAAATCAGCTGGCGATTTTTCGTTTGCAGATGGAAGTGGGACGCAATAAACCCGATTTTCGCATTATCGAGTCATTGATTAAAACCGATCTGACATTGTCCTACAAAATCATGCGTTATATGAAACATACCGCATTTAAACACGCTGGCATCTATAACTTCAGCAAGTTAACGTTGAGTGAAGTGCTCATGTATCTCGGAGAGAATCAGCTTCGGCGCTTTGTTGCGGTCGTGGTGCTGGCTTCGGCAGGTAATGACAAAGTGAGCGAGCTTTATCCGCTGAGTATGATGCGAGGGAAATTCTGCGAGCTGATTGCCGGGAAGATGAATGAGCCGTCTCTGGCTGAGAACGCGTTCCTGTGTGGGCTGTTCTCTCTGCTTGATACTATCCTTGAGCTACCCATTGAAGAGCTGATGAAGCAAATTGCGGTTCCACAGAGCGTGAGTGAAGCGCTGTGTCAGCAGAAAGGACGGTTGGCTGATATCGTGACGCTGTGTCGCGATTATGAACAGCAACACTGGGATAAAACCGCTCAAATGTGTGCCGTGCTGGGGCTGACGGATGATGATGTTGTTGAGGCTATGCGTACAGCAACGATCTGGGCCGGAGAGAATACCGTCAACTAA
- the potD gene encoding spermidine/putrescine ABC transporter substrate-binding protein PotD: MKKWSRHLLAAGALALGMSAAHADDSKTLYFYNWTEYVPPGLLEQFTKETGIKVIYSTYESNETMYAKLKTYKDGAYDLVVPSTYFVDKMRKEGMIQKIDKTKLTHFNNLDPEMLNKPFDPNNDYSIPYIWGATAIGINSDVIDPKTVTRWADLWKPEYKGSLLLTDDAREVFQMALRKLGYSGNTTDPKEIEAAYNELKKLMPNVAAFNSDNPANPYMEGEVNLGMVWNGSAYVARQAGTPLEVVWPKEGGIFWMDSLSIPANAKNVEGALKLINFLLRPEIAKQVAETIGYPTPNLAARKLLSPDVANDKSLYPDADTIKNGEWQNDVGDASRIYEEYYQKLKAGR; encoded by the coding sequence ATGAAAAAATGGTCACGCCACCTGCTCGCGGCAGGCGCGCTCGCACTGGGTATGAGTGCTGCACACGCGGACGACAGTAAAACACTCTATTTCTACAACTGGACCGAGTATGTGCCGCCAGGTCTGCTGGAACAGTTCACCAAAGAGACGGGCATTAAGGTTATCTATTCCACTTACGAGTCGAATGAAACCATGTACGCCAAGCTCAAAACCTACAAAGATGGCGCTTACGACCTGGTCGTCCCGTCGACCTACTTCGTCGACAAGATGCGCAAAGAGGGCATGATTCAGAAGATCGACAAAACGAAGCTGACCCACTTCAACAATCTCGATCCCGAGATGCTCAACAAACCGTTTGATCCCAATAACGACTATTCCATTCCTTACATCTGGGGTGCGACAGCCATTGGCATTAACAGCGATGTCATTGATCCGAAAACCGTCACCCGGTGGGCCGATCTGTGGAAGCCAGAATACAAAGGCAGCCTGTTATTGACCGATGACGCCCGCGAAGTGTTCCAGATGGCGCTGCGCAAACTCGGTTATTCCGGTAATACAACGGACCCAAAAGAGATTGAAGCGGCGTATAACGAGCTGAAAAAACTGATGCCAAACGTAGCAGCCTTTAACTCCGATAACCCGGCAAACCCCTACATGGAAGGCGAAGTGAATCTGGGTATGGTCTGGAACGGGTCTGCATACGTCGCGCGTCAGGCGGGTACACCGCTGGAAGTGGTGTGGCCGAAAGAAGGCGGGATTTTCTGGATGGACAGCCTCTCTATTCCGGCAAATGCGAAAAACGTTGAGGGTGCACTGAAGTTGATCAACTTCCTGCTGCGTCCGGAAATTGCTAAGCAGGTGGCTGAAACCATCGGCTACCCAACACCGAATCTGGCCGCACGTAAGCTACTAAGCCCGGACGTCGCAAACGACAAATCGCTCTATCCGGATGCCGACACCATCAAGAACGGTGAATGGCAAAATGATGTTGGCGATGCAAGCCGTATCTATGAAGAGTATTACCAGAAATTGAAAGCGGGCCGCTAA
- the potC gene encoding spermidine/putrescine ABC transporter permease PotC → MIGRLLRGGFMTAIYAYLYIPIIILIVNSFNSSRFGINWQGFTTSWYSLLMNNDSLLQAAQHSLTMAIFSATFATLIGSLTAVALYRYRFRGKPFVSGMLFVVMMSPDIVMAISLLVLFMLLGVQLGFWSLLFSHITFCLPFVVVTVFSRLKGFDVRMLEAAKDLGASEMTILRKIILPLAMPAVAAGWLLSFTLSMDDVVVSSFVTGPSYEILPLKIYSMVKVGVSPEVNALATILLVLSLVLVIASQLIARDKTKSQVKQATLRGR, encoded by the coding sequence ATGATTGGTCGACTGCTTCGCGGCGGTTTTATGACCGCCATTTACGCCTACCTGTATATTCCAATCATCATTCTGATTGTGAACTCGTTCAACAGCTCGCGGTTCGGAATCAACTGGCAAGGCTTTACCACGAGCTGGTACAGCCTGCTGATGAACAATGACAGTCTGTTACAGGCAGCCCAACACTCGCTGACGATGGCGATCTTCTCGGCAACCTTTGCTACTCTGATTGGTTCGTTAACCGCTGTGGCGCTCTATCGCTACCGTTTTCGTGGTAAACCGTTCGTCAGTGGGATGTTATTTGTGGTGATGATGTCGCCCGATATCGTGATGGCGATTTCGCTTCTGGTGCTGTTTATGCTGCTGGGCGTACAACTGGGGTTCTGGTCGCTGCTGTTTTCCCATATCACGTTCTGCCTGCCTTTTGTGGTCGTCACCGTCTTTTCACGTCTGAAAGGTTTTGATGTACGCATGCTGGAAGCGGCAAAAGATCTCGGTGCTAGCGAGATGACGATCCTGCGAAAAATCATTCTGCCGCTGGCGATGCCTGCCGTCGCCGCTGGGTGGCTGCTGAGCTTTACCCTGTCAATGGATGACGTAGTCGTCTCTTCCTTCGTCACCGGTCCGAGTTATGAAATTCTACCGTTGAAAATCTATTCGATGGTGAAAGTCGGTGTCTCACCCGAGGTGAACGCACTGGCGACAATTCTGTTGGTGTTATCGTTGGTTCTGGTCATCGCCAGCCAGCTTATTGCTCGTGATAAAACTAAAAGCCAGGTAAAACAGGCTACTCTCAGGGGACGTTAA
- the potB gene encoding spermidine/putrescine ABC transporter permease PotB — translation MKNTSKFQNVVIATIVGWLVLFVFLPNLMIIATSFLTRDDTNFVKLVFTLDNYSRLLDPLYFDVLLHSLNMALIATVACLVLGYPFAWFLARLPQKVRPLLLFLLIVPFWTNSLIRIYGLKIFLSTKGYLNAFLLWLGVIDTPIRIMFTPGAVIIGLVYILLPFMVMPLYSSIEKLDKPLLEAAKDLGANKLQTFIRIIVPLTMPGIIAGCLLVMLPAMGLFYVSDLMGGAKNLLIGNVIKSQFLNIRDWPFGSATSITLTLVMGLMLLVYWRASRLLNKKVELE, via the coding sequence ATGAAGAACACAAGTAAATTCCAGAATGTGGTGATTGCCACGATCGTCGGTTGGCTTGTGTTGTTTGTTTTTCTCCCCAACCTGATGATCATCGCCACCAGCTTCCTGACCCGCGATGATACGAACTTCGTTAAGCTGGTCTTTACGCTGGATAACTACTCACGCCTGCTCGATCCGCTCTATTTTGACGTGTTGTTGCATTCACTCAATATGGCGCTGATAGCGACCGTCGCCTGTCTGGTGCTGGGCTATCCTTTCGCGTGGTTCCTGGCGCGCCTGCCGCAAAAGGTGCGCCCACTGTTGCTGTTTTTACTGATTGTTCCCTTCTGGACCAACTCATTAATTCGCATTTATGGTCTGAAAATATTCCTCAGCACCAAAGGCTATCTGAACGCGTTTCTGCTGTGGCTGGGTGTGATTGATACGCCGATCCGCATCATGTTCACACCGGGAGCAGTGATTATTGGTCTGGTCTATATCCTGCTACCGTTTATGGTGATGCCACTCTACTCCAGCATTGAAAAACTCGATAAACCCTTGCTGGAAGCCGCAAAAGATTTGGGCGCGAACAAGCTACAGACCTTTATCCGCATCATCGTTCCACTGACAATGCCAGGCATTATTGCAGGCTGCTTGTTGGTGATGTTGCCCGCTATGGGGCTGTTTTACGTCTCGGATCTGATGGGAGGGGCGAAAAACTTGCTCATCGGCAACGTCATTAAGAGTCAGTTCCTGAATATTCGCGACTGGCCATTCGGCTCCGCCACCAGCATTACGCTGACCCTGGTGATGGGTCTGATGCTGCTGGTGTACTGGCGCGCCTCGCGACTGCTTAATAAGAAGGTGGAACTCGAATGA
- the potA gene encoding spermidine/putrescine ABC transporter ATP-binding protein PotA, which translates to MNTQSRSLSPLVQLERIRKSFDGKTVISDLSLTINDGEFLTLLGPSGCGKTTVLRLIAGLESVDNGQIHLENHNITQVPAEERHVNTVFQSYALFPHMTVFENVAFGLRMQKTPASDIAPRVTDALRMVQLEEFAQRKPHQLSGGQQQRVAIARAVVNKPRLLLLDESLSALDYKLRKQMQNELKALQRKLGITFVFVTHDQEEALTMSDRIVVMRDGKIEQDGTPREIYEEPKNLFVASFIGEINIFDATVIERLDDQRVRANVEGRECNITVNFDVEPGQKLNVLLRPEDLRVDEIHEHAEAEGLIGYIRERNYKGMTLESVVELKNGKMVMVSEFFNEDDPDFDHSLNQKMVINWVESWEVVLADEEHK; encoded by the coding sequence TTGAATACACAATCCCGTTCCTTGTCACCGCTGGTGCAACTGGAACGTATTCGTAAAAGTTTTGATGGTAAAACCGTCATTTCGGATCTCAGTTTGACCATCAATGATGGTGAGTTTCTCACGCTGCTCGGCCCTTCTGGCTGCGGCAAAACGACCGTACTGCGCCTTATCGCCGGGCTGGAAAGCGTCGACAATGGCCAAATCCATCTTGAAAATCATAACATTACTCAGGTTCCCGCTGAAGAGCGTCACGTTAACACCGTCTTCCAGAGTTACGCCCTGTTTCCGCATATGACGGTTTTCGAGAATGTGGCATTTGGCCTGCGAATGCAAAAAACGCCCGCCAGTGATATCGCACCGCGAGTGACCGACGCCCTGCGGATGGTACAACTCGAAGAGTTTGCCCAGCGTAAACCTCATCAGCTTTCCGGTGGTCAACAACAGCGCGTTGCCATCGCTCGCGCCGTGGTGAATAAACCTCGTCTGCTCCTGCTGGATGAATCTTTATCAGCCCTGGATTACAAACTGCGCAAGCAGATGCAAAACGAGCTTAAGGCACTGCAACGCAAGCTTGGCATCACCTTTGTTTTCGTGACCCACGACCAGGAAGAGGCGCTCACCATGTCAGATCGTATCGTGGTCATGCGCGATGGCAAAATCGAACAGGATGGTACGCCACGTGAAATCTACGAAGAGCCGAAAAACCTGTTTGTCGCCAGCTTTATTGGCGAGATCAACATCTTCGATGCCACGGTCATTGAACGTCTGGACGATCAGCGGGTGCGGGCGAACGTGGAAGGCCGCGAGTGTAATATCACAGTCAACTTTGATGTTGAACCAGGACAAAAACTCAACGTCCTGCTGCGCCCTGAAGATCTGCGCGTAGATGAGATCCACGAACATGCCGAAGCCGAAGGACTCATCGGTTATATCCGTGAGCGCAACTACAAAGGGATGACTCTGGAATCCGTGGTTGAGCTGAAAAATGGCAAAATGGTGATGGTCAGCGAGTTCTTCAATGAGGACGACCCCGACTTTGACCACTCACTCAATCAGAAAATGGTTATCAACTGGGTAGAAAGCTGGGAGGTTGTACTGGCTGATGAAGAACACAAGTAA
- the pepT gene encoding peptidase T, with protein sequence MDKLLERFLQYVSLDTQSKPGVRQVPSTEGQWKLLNLLKDQLEELGLVNVTLSDKGTVMGTLPANVSGTIPAIGFISHVDTSPDFSGKHVNPQIVENYRGGDIALGIGDEVLSPVMFPVLHQLLGQTLITTDGKTLLGADDKAGVAEIMTALAVLKGKDIPHGDIRVAFTPDEEVGKGAKHFDVEAFNAKWAYTVDGGGVGELEFENFNAASITIKIVGNNVHPGSAKGVMVNALSLASRIHAEVPAEESPEMTEGYEGFYHLTSIKGTVDSAQMHYIVRDFDRKAFEARKRKMMEIAKKVGKGLHPDCYIELIIEDSYYNMREKVMEHPHILDIAQQAMRDCDIEPLLKPIRGGTDGSQLSFMGLPCPNLFTGGYNYHGKHEFVTLEGMEKAVKVIVRIAELTAKR encoded by the coding sequence ATGGATAAATTACTTGAGCGTTTTTTACAGTACGTTTCGCTGGATACCCAATCTAAACCGGGTGTCAGACAGGTTCCGAGCACCGAAGGGCAGTGGAAGTTATTAAACCTGCTCAAAGATCAACTGGAAGAGCTCGGTCTGGTCAATGTCACGCTAAGCGATAAAGGCACTGTGATGGGAACGCTGCCTGCCAATGTGAGCGGTACTATCCCGGCGATTGGTTTTATCTCCCACGTCGATACCTCACCGGACTTTAGCGGTAAACATGTTAACCCGCAGATTGTTGAAAACTATCGTGGCGGTGATATCGCGCTGGGCATTGGTGATGAAGTGCTGTCGCCGGTGATGTTCCCGGTGTTGCATCAGTTGCTGGGGCAGACGCTGATTACCACTGATGGTAAAACCCTGCTGGGGGCGGATGACAAAGCGGGCGTGGCCGAAATTATGACGGCTCTTGCGGTATTAAAAGGCAAGGATATTCCGCATGGCGACATCCGCGTCGCCTTTACACCGGACGAAGAGGTCGGTAAAGGCGCGAAACATTTTGACGTTGAAGCCTTTAACGCGAAGTGGGCCTACACCGTGGACGGCGGCGGCGTCGGAGAACTGGAGTTTGAAAACTTCAATGCGGCATCGATCACCATTAAAATCGTCGGCAACAACGTTCACCCTGGTTCCGCCAAAGGCGTGATGGTGAATGCGCTGTCACTGGCATCCCGTATTCATGCGGAAGTGCCGGCTGAAGAGAGCCCGGAGATGACGGAAGGGTATGAAGGTTTCTATCATCTGACCAGCATCAAAGGGACGGTGGATAGCGCCCAGATGCACTACATCGTCCGAGATTTTGACCGTAAAGCCTTTGAAGCGCGTAAGCGTAAAATGATGGAGATCGCCAAGAAGGTGGGCAAAGGTCTACACCCGGATTGCTATATTGAGCTGATCATTGAAGACAGCTATTACAATATGCGCGAGAAGGTGATGGAACATCCGCATATCCTCGACATTGCCCAGCAAGCGATGCGCGATTGCGATATCGAACCGCTTCTGAAACCGATTCGTGGTGGTACAGACGGCTCACAACTGTCCTTTATGGGATTACCGTGTCCAAACCTGTTTACGGGTGGGTATAACTACCACGGCAAGCATGAGTTTGTGACGCTGGAAGGGATGGAAAAAGCGGTGAAGGTGATTGTGCGTATCGCAGAGTTGACAGCGAAACGATAA